Proteins encoded together in one Hylaeus volcanicus isolate JK05 chromosome 3, UHH_iyHylVolc1.0_haploid, whole genome shotgun sequence window:
- the LOC128874475 gene encoding spatacsin isoform X1 produces MTERTTIGGIPIECLTGEPAAIWSGWRLLGNREVIREASAKGTHIKLAHKCLAYRQNCSMEDARDYFNKEVEIWITELLMKHQIFRASHILKNMGKDPVEYIFEVCMNCKDSILRNYLSEYLISIARFENEHINSWNILKSIIQYEQKNMIQNGLSSSLCIEDIITLPENVKQAVCTELYFSITEQDLSMNITNTVLWDYLLSNNKIETIKFWIDTYHNSNKIREPNDINEKYKSLITTMDILPNMIDTIDSSNASNLVKDLIKNHLCRYGIFVQKEKQDIKLLLARIYGSAMTLSEINTIFLHKTCNINNTEFFQTIDKELCLVHCLTEKHTREDKLKVLDLFNILTQMCENQEQFEDILIEGIFKTIHYLSDDINEFLKQNYLIVLVLIFSYLSKENIAISQNKDIAPKGNILKRIFTSETDLQLNNYSISNQIIQSILQHVPILQHIVENKPKKEVTMYELLDGYKNLIVKQLFKWRFNDEQMPNFSSTVLVKKYGHTESLTYEYYLKEARPNMAILSLKHSQGKLVKTVSSRRKCKAGLYAHILALRNLDKPEILCTCVSFIEMLGINSEILRLHVTTANYVQKEINVLIGNLLENVIYKDETAIKTIMSYLENSFQKNFNEYLVDDSQQFVSILKIWDFIVRFAKAHNYSLPTSLLKFLANQNHWFQFVTVCQIFAYPLNQVLENTKHFGDEIIKEHLLTLLSNTQLTKSQSTIHGDQKIKSRDTRQSLYYKIGVKQSGSPISGSPVSADSGSTSDSCSIYEYHINDTTCSSNDDLWLIILKCHQSPDPPGALINASRLTSRPFLTVLATCYEPSAIAAYSYSWMVISAANESITSDYKECLEQQVWTANQVLNLLGTMVTCGYISTLNKAYKIFMPESPFNSFFEFLTQCTNYGNFKTCQQKLLEFKTQCLNLKRNKVMDWDCSDNTYLENLYWVAIVAVKCIIATLAYCLNSTHLQIKFLEILMKCNFYADLPVYVPNFQHLLQIAKILQKTSVTLNFAAVTMSDNLYNFDPEIQRCVNDLLKTKNYNSALELSNVAGLNSSDIILAQYRHQFKCCMQQNDKIRNEFWNECAMNFEKYNVPSEKSAEFFVEHAEKVVSHKERYEILFLAFEKLKNIETEQETIDTLEVAMWKSCILAGPENIHLNGGPYIFNKLKTELLSGLNRVKFSYTLNYPYEKNAAENLINKLIDLGKLDIALRISTIFNYKHKDLQILMLCLSLAEGEITPNKLTFEQKNFLKEINENKQQMYGAFKNRSLRRLSSSSSLITLTNMHEITKAKDENMHKMKIECLSILQTLLKNLKHGTETCLRIVLCYKLAVHLGKSYHFLLLLSNPFQFLQEIAESNIDNKSEVFTDIIVAYKISNDTIATFLAENIMTNITRAIEGGYEDNISLWGYSLNTNFRVIMELCDDISLLGWQLLKTANKLLGHSHGENKNVSTLKTIVELLIRSHDCFTTSCNMEGIAAILRKCQNLANVLQNLKLWALLVRLVTGVGRFIEMNYIFEILKTNDQFEFLLGKGLDKVTGLKMALLEFLKRHCPENKDLFTLVALHFQLYHELALMWENEAKDEIKTLISDVMKDQGKLQYNIPHEMKLFKTENVQKQLQTAVVNFTHASQYYLKANELNLAGQCSDQTQLVALQLSLLNTVSTNQQVICILNIKSEDIDRILCQILNFSQALIVIHAYNHHVDWANLIYNHCILNGKKKYLKDFMAMKRLTPSLVQDCARRYRLEKSITYTMTENMKMLVSELSDVECKYMLASQLGYKDIVETMLSNPMIGAYLKDTVWKKGYNTN; encoded by the exons ATGACAGAAAGAACAACAATTGGAGGCATTCCGATAGAATGTTTAACTGGAGAACCTGCAGCAATTTGGTCTGGCTGGCGTTTATTAGGAAACAGAGAAGTTATTAGGGAAGCCTCTGCAAAAGGAACGCATATTAAGCTTGCACATAAATGTTTAGCTTACAGACAAAATTGCTCCATGGAAGATGCTAGGGACTACTTCAACAAGGAAGTGGAAATCTGGATCACAGAACTTCTGATGAAACACCAAATTTTTAGAGCTtctcatattttaaaaaatatg GGAAAGGATCCAGTGGAATACATATTTGAAGTTTGTATGAATTGCAAGGATTCCATACtaaggaattatttatctgAATATCTGATAAGCATTGCACGTTTTGAAAATGAGCACATAAATTCATGGAACATACTAAAGAGTATTATACaatatgaacaaaaaaatat gatACAGAATGGTTTAAGTTCTTCACTCTGTATAGAAGATATTATAACCTTGccagaaaatgtaaaacaagCAGTATGcacagaattatatttttctataactGAACAGGATCTTTCAATGAATATAACTAATACTGTGTTATGGGATTACTTGTTGTCTAACAATAAGATTGAAACGATAAAGTTTTGGATTGATACTTAtcataatagtaataaaattagagAACCAAATgatatcaatgaaaaatataaatcattaatTACTACCATGGATATTCTACCAAATATGATTGATACAATTGATTCTTCAAATGCAAGCAATCTAGTgaaagatttaataaaaaatcatcTATGCAGGTATggaatatttgtacaaaaagaaaaacaagataTAAAATTACTGTTAGCACGCATCTATGGCAGTGCCATGACCCTATCAGAAAtcaatacaatatttttacataaaacatGCAATATTAATAACACTGAATTTTTCCAAACTATTGATAAGGAACTGTGCCTTGTGCACTGCTTAACTGAAAAACACACACGAGAAGATAAACTTAAAGTTTTGGACTTATTTAATATACTAACACAAATGTGTGAAAATCAAGAACAATTTGAAGATATATTAATAGAAGGAATCTTTAAAACAATTCATTACCTTTCCGACgacataaatgaatttttaaagcaaaattatttgatagttttagtattaatattttcatatttatctaaagaaaatatagcAATTAGTCAAAACAAAGATATTGCTCCAAAaggtaatatattaaaaagaatattcacgAGTGAAACTGATCTACAACTGAACAattatagtatttcaaatcaaattattcaaagtataTTACAACATGTGCCAATTCTTCAACatattgtagaaaataaaCCAAAGAAAGAGGTAACAATGTATGAATTATTAGAtggttataaaaatttaattgtaaagcaattatttaaatggcGATTCAATGATGAACAAATGCCAAACTTCTCTAGTACAGTTCTTGTTAAAAAGTATGGTCATACAGAGTCACTAACGTATGAATATTACTTGAAAGAAGCTCGTCCAAATATGGCTATACTTAGCTTAAAGCATTCTCAAGGAAAATTAGTTAAAACTGTATCTTCCAGAAG AAAATGTAAAGCAGGTCTTTATGCGCATATTCTTGCCCTGCGAAATTTAGATAAACCAGAAATACTTTGTACCTGTGTTTCTTTCATTGAAATGTTAGGTAttaattcagaaattttaAGACTCCATGTGACGACGGCAAATTATGTGCAAAAAGAGATCAATGTGCTAattg gaaatttattagaaaacgTAATATACAAAGACGAAACTGCCATAAAAACTATAATGTCTTATCTggaaaatagttttcaaaaaaattttaatgaatatttagttGATGACAGTCAGCAATTTGTATCCATATTGAAAATATGGGATTTTATTGTACGATTTGCAAAGGCACACAATTATTCTTTACCAACCAGCTTATTAAAGTTTTTAGCAAATCAAAATCATTGGTTTCAATTTGTTACAGTTTGCCAAATTTTTGCTTATCCTTTAAATcag GTATTAGAAAATACTAAACATTTTGGAGATGAAATTATCAAAGAGCACTTGCTAACTTTGTTAAGTAATACACAACTTACAAAGTCACAATCAACTATTCATGGtgatcaaaaaataaaatcacgagATACTAGGCAGTCCCTGTATTACAAGATCGGAGTTAAACAAAGT GGGTCTCCTATTTCTGGTTCTCCAGTATCTGCAGATTCAGGAAGCACGTCTGATTCTTGTAGTATATACGAATATCACATAAATGACACTACTTGTTCCTCAAACGATGATTTATGgctaattattttaaaatgtcatCAAAGTCCAGATCCACCTGGTGCACTAATAAATGCATCCCGGTTAACATCAAGACCTTTTCTCACAGTTTTAGCAACTTGTTATGAG CCATCTGCAATAGCAGCATATTCTTATTCATGGATGGTAATATCTGCTGCAAATGAAAGTATTACTTCTGATTATAAAGAATGCCTGGAACAACAAGTATGGACAGCCAATCAAGTTCTAAATTTATTAGGCACAATGGTGACATGTGGATATATTAGTACTCTTAATAAAGCTTACAAAATCTTTATGCCT GAAAGTCCCTTCAATTCCTTTTTTGAATTCCTCACACAATGTACAAATTATGGAAACTTCAAAACTTGTCAGCAAAAATTGTTGGAATTCAAAACCCAATGTTTAAACCTCAAACGGAAT AAAGTTATGGATTGGGATTGTTCAGATAACACATACTTGGAAAACTTGTATTGGGTTGCAATTGTTGctgttaaatgtattattgCAACACTTGCTTATTGTCTTAACAGTACACATTTGCaaatcaaatttcttgaaattttaatgaaatgcaatttttacgCAGATTTGCCAG TTTATGTCCCAAATTTTCAACATCTTTTACAAATTGCAAAGATACTTCAGAAAACTAGTGTTACATTAAACTTTGCAGCTGTTACAATGTCagataatctatataattttgatcCTGAAATTCAGAGATGTgttaatgatttattaaaaactaaaaattataacAGTGCATTAGAATTGTCAAATGTAGCAGGATTAAATTCATCTGACATTATCTTGGCACAG taTCGGCATCAATTTAAATGTTGTATGCaacaaaatgataaaattagaaatgaattctggaATGAATGTGccatgaattttgaaaaatacaatgttCCATCTGAAAAGTCTGcagaattttttgttgaacatgctgaaaaagttgtttctcACAAAGAAAG atatgaaatattgttcCTGGCTtttgaaaaactaaaaaatatcgaaacagaGCAAGAGACTATTGATACATTAGAAGTAGCAATGTGGAAATCTTGTATATTAGCTGGTCCCGAAAATATACACTTAAATGGTGGAccttacatttttaataaactaaaaacagaattattatCAGGATTGAACAGAGTGAAATTTAGCTATACATTGAATTACCCATATGAAAAGAATGCagctgaaaatttgattaataagtTAATTGATTTAGGTAAATTGGACATTGCATTAAGAATtagtactatttttaattacaaacataAG gatttacaaattttaatgttgtGTTTGAGCTTGGCTGAAGGTGAAATTACACCAAATAAGTTaacttttgaacaaaaaaattttttaaaggaaataaatgaaaataaacaacaaatgtACGGTGCCTTCAAGAATCGCAGTTTACGAAGATTATCCTCGTCATCTTCgt TAATCACTCTAACCAACATGCATGAAATAACCAAAGCGAAAGACGAAAATAtgcacaaaatgaaaatagaatgcttatcaattttacaaaCATTACTCAAGAACTTAAAACATGGAACAGAGACATGTTTGAGAATTGTATTATGTTATAAATTGGCAGTGCACTTAGGAAAGAGTTATCATTTCTTGTTACTGTTGAGCAATCCTTTTCAATTCTTACAAGAAATTGCAGAAAgtaatatcgataataaatctgaagtttttACTGATATAATTGTTGCATACAAAATAAGCAACGATACTATTGCTACATTTTTGGctgaaaatattatgacaAACATCACACGTGCCATTGaag GTGGATATGAggataatatttctttgtggGGATATtctttgaatacaaattttcgtgTAATTATGGAATTATGCGATGATATATCACTTCTCGGTTGGCAACTTTTAAAAACAGCAAATAAATTACTTGGACATTCCCATggtgaaaacaaaaatg TGTCAACTTTAAAGACAATTGtagaattattaatacgaTCTCACGATTGTTTTACGACTTCTTGTAATATGGAAGGTATAGCGGCAATATTGCGTAAATGTCAAAATCTCGCAAATGTGTTGCAAAATCTCAAGTTATGGGCATTATTG gtTCGACTTGTAACAGGTGTTGGTCGATttatagaaatgaattatatatttgaaatattaaaaactaatgACCAATTTGAATTCTTACTTGGAAAAGGATTAGATAAG GTGACTGGTCTCAAAATGGCACtattagaatttctaaaaCGACATTGTCCCGAGAATAAGGATCTTTTTACGTTAGTGGCATTACATTTCCAATTGTATCATGAACTTGCACTTATGTGGGAAAATGAAGCAAAGGATGAAATCAAAACATTAATATCTGATGTGATGAAAGATCAAGGAAAATTGCAATACAATATTCcacatgaaatgaaattatttaagactgaaaatgttcaaaaacagTTACAAACAGCTGTAGTCAATTTTACTCATGCAAGCCAATACTATTTGAAG GCTAATGAATTGAATCTTGCTGGTCAATGTTCAGATCAAACACAATTAGTTGCTCTTCAACTTTCACTACTTAACACGGTGTCTACTAATCAACAAGTAATCTGCATACTTAATATAAAGTCTGAAGACATTGACAGAATATTATgccaaattttaaatttctctcaAGCTCTTATTGTTATACATGCCTACAATCATCATGTAGATTGGGCTAATTTGATATATAATCATTGTATATtgaatggaaaaaagaaatatttaaaagattttatgGCTATGAAACGATTAACTCCCAGCTTGGTACAAGATTGTGCACGCAG GTATAGATTAGAAAAGAGTATTACTTATACAATGACAGAGAATATGAAAATGTTAGTGTCTGAATTATCAGATGTGGAATGTAAATACATGCTAGCAAGTCAATTAGGATATAAGGATATCGTAGAAACAATGCTCAGTAATCCTATGATAGGTGCATATCTCAAAGATACTGTATGGAAAAAGGGTTATAATACTAACTAA
- the LOC128874475 gene encoding spatacsin isoform X2, with protein sequence MTERTTIGGIPIECLTGEPAAIWSGWRLLGNREVIREASAKGTHIKLAHKCLAYRQNCSMEDARDYFNKEVEIWITELLMKHQIFRASHILKNMGKDPVEYIFEVCMNCKDSILRNYLSEYLISIARFENEHINSWNILKSIIQYEQKNMIQNGLSSSLCIEDIITLPENVKQAVCTELYFSITEQDLSMNITNTVLWDYLLSNNKIETIKFWIDTYHNSNKIREPNDINEKYKSLITTMDILPNMIDTIDSSNASNLVKDLIKNHLCRYGIFVQKEKQDIKLLLARIYGSAMTLSEINTIFLHKTCNINNTEFFQTIDKELCLVHCLTEKHTREDKLKVLDLFNILTQMCENQEQFEDILIEGIFKTIHYLSDDINEFLKQNYLIVLVLIFSYLSKENIAISQNKDIAPKENKPKKEVTMYELLDGYKNLIVKQLFKWRFNDEQMPNFSSTVLVKKYGHTESLTYEYYLKEARPNMAILSLKHSQGKLVKTVSSRRKCKAGLYAHILALRNLDKPEILCTCVSFIEMLGINSEILRLHVTTANYVQKEINVLIGNLLENVIYKDETAIKTIMSYLENSFQKNFNEYLVDDSQQFVSILKIWDFIVRFAKAHNYSLPTSLLKFLANQNHWFQFVTVCQIFAYPLNQVLENTKHFGDEIIKEHLLTLLSNTQLTKSQSTIHGDQKIKSRDTRQSLYYKIGVKQSGSPISGSPVSADSGSTSDSCSIYEYHINDTTCSSNDDLWLIILKCHQSPDPPGALINASRLTSRPFLTVLATCYEPSAIAAYSYSWMVISAANESITSDYKECLEQQVWTANQVLNLLGTMVTCGYISTLNKAYKIFMPESPFNSFFEFLTQCTNYGNFKTCQQKLLEFKTQCLNLKRNKVMDWDCSDNTYLENLYWVAIVAVKCIIATLAYCLNSTHLQIKFLEILMKCNFYADLPVYVPNFQHLLQIAKILQKTSVTLNFAAVTMSDNLYNFDPEIQRCVNDLLKTKNYNSALELSNVAGLNSSDIILAQYRHQFKCCMQQNDKIRNEFWNECAMNFEKYNVPSEKSAEFFVEHAEKVVSHKERYEILFLAFEKLKNIETEQETIDTLEVAMWKSCILAGPENIHLNGGPYIFNKLKTELLSGLNRVKFSYTLNYPYEKNAAENLINKLIDLGKLDIALRISTIFNYKHKDLQILMLCLSLAEGEITPNKLTFEQKNFLKEINENKQQMYGAFKNRSLRRLSSSSSLITLTNMHEITKAKDENMHKMKIECLSILQTLLKNLKHGTETCLRIVLCYKLAVHLGKSYHFLLLLSNPFQFLQEIAESNIDNKSEVFTDIIVAYKISNDTIATFLAENIMTNITRAIEGGYEDNISLWGYSLNTNFRVIMELCDDISLLGWQLLKTANKLLGHSHGENKNVSTLKTIVELLIRSHDCFTTSCNMEGIAAILRKCQNLANVLQNLKLWALLVRLVTGVGRFIEMNYIFEILKTNDQFEFLLGKGLDKVTGLKMALLEFLKRHCPENKDLFTLVALHFQLYHELALMWENEAKDEIKTLISDVMKDQGKLQYNIPHEMKLFKTENVQKQLQTAVVNFTHASQYYLKANELNLAGQCSDQTQLVALQLSLLNTVSTNQQVICILNIKSEDIDRILCQILNFSQALIVIHAYNHHVDWANLIYNHCILNGKKKYLKDFMAMKRLTPSLVQDCARRYRLEKSITYTMTENMKMLVSELSDVECKYMLASQLGYKDIVETMLSNPMIGAYLKDTVWKKGYNTN encoded by the exons ATGACAGAAAGAACAACAATTGGAGGCATTCCGATAGAATGTTTAACTGGAGAACCTGCAGCAATTTGGTCTGGCTGGCGTTTATTAGGAAACAGAGAAGTTATTAGGGAAGCCTCTGCAAAAGGAACGCATATTAAGCTTGCACATAAATGTTTAGCTTACAGACAAAATTGCTCCATGGAAGATGCTAGGGACTACTTCAACAAGGAAGTGGAAATCTGGATCACAGAACTTCTGATGAAACACCAAATTTTTAGAGCTtctcatattttaaaaaatatg GGAAAGGATCCAGTGGAATACATATTTGAAGTTTGTATGAATTGCAAGGATTCCATACtaaggaattatttatctgAATATCTGATAAGCATTGCACGTTTTGAAAATGAGCACATAAATTCATGGAACATACTAAAGAGTATTATACaatatgaacaaaaaaatat gatACAGAATGGTTTAAGTTCTTCACTCTGTATAGAAGATATTATAACCTTGccagaaaatgtaaaacaagCAGTATGcacagaattatatttttctataactGAACAGGATCTTTCAATGAATATAACTAATACTGTGTTATGGGATTACTTGTTGTCTAACAATAAGATTGAAACGATAAAGTTTTGGATTGATACTTAtcataatagtaataaaattagagAACCAAATgatatcaatgaaaaatataaatcattaatTACTACCATGGATATTCTACCAAATATGATTGATACAATTGATTCTTCAAATGCAAGCAATCTAGTgaaagatttaataaaaaatcatcTATGCAGGTATggaatatttgtacaaaaagaaaaacaagataTAAAATTACTGTTAGCACGCATCTATGGCAGTGCCATGACCCTATCAGAAAtcaatacaatatttttacataaaacatGCAATATTAATAACACTGAATTTTTCCAAACTATTGATAAGGAACTGTGCCTTGTGCACTGCTTAACTGAAAAACACACACGAGAAGATAAACTTAAAGTTTTGGACTTATTTAATATACTAACACAAATGTGTGAAAATCAAGAACAATTTGAAGATATATTAATAGAAGGAATCTTTAAAACAATTCATTACCTTTCCGACgacataaatgaatttttaaagcaaaattatttgatagttttagtattaatattttcatatttatctaaagaaaatatagcAATTAGTCAAAACAAAGATATTGCTCCAAAag aaaataaaCCAAAGAAAGAGGTAACAATGTATGAATTATTAGAtggttataaaaatttaattgtaaagcaattatttaaatggcGATTCAATGATGAACAAATGCCAAACTTCTCTAGTACAGTTCTTGTTAAAAAGTATGGTCATACAGAGTCACTAACGTATGAATATTACTTGAAAGAAGCTCGTCCAAATATGGCTATACTTAGCTTAAAGCATTCTCAAGGAAAATTAGTTAAAACTGTATCTTCCAGAAG AAAATGTAAAGCAGGTCTTTATGCGCATATTCTTGCCCTGCGAAATTTAGATAAACCAGAAATACTTTGTACCTGTGTTTCTTTCATTGAAATGTTAGGTAttaattcagaaattttaAGACTCCATGTGACGACGGCAAATTATGTGCAAAAAGAGATCAATGTGCTAattg gaaatttattagaaaacgTAATATACAAAGACGAAACTGCCATAAAAACTATAATGTCTTATCTggaaaatagttttcaaaaaaattttaatgaatatttagttGATGACAGTCAGCAATTTGTATCCATATTGAAAATATGGGATTTTATTGTACGATTTGCAAAGGCACACAATTATTCTTTACCAACCAGCTTATTAAAGTTTTTAGCAAATCAAAATCATTGGTTTCAATTTGTTACAGTTTGCCAAATTTTTGCTTATCCTTTAAATcag GTATTAGAAAATACTAAACATTTTGGAGATGAAATTATCAAAGAGCACTTGCTAACTTTGTTAAGTAATACACAACTTACAAAGTCACAATCAACTATTCATGGtgatcaaaaaataaaatcacgagATACTAGGCAGTCCCTGTATTACAAGATCGGAGTTAAACAAAGT GGGTCTCCTATTTCTGGTTCTCCAGTATCTGCAGATTCAGGAAGCACGTCTGATTCTTGTAGTATATACGAATATCACATAAATGACACTACTTGTTCCTCAAACGATGATTTATGgctaattattttaaaatgtcatCAAAGTCCAGATCCACCTGGTGCACTAATAAATGCATCCCGGTTAACATCAAGACCTTTTCTCACAGTTTTAGCAACTTGTTATGAG CCATCTGCAATAGCAGCATATTCTTATTCATGGATGGTAATATCTGCTGCAAATGAAAGTATTACTTCTGATTATAAAGAATGCCTGGAACAACAAGTATGGACAGCCAATCAAGTTCTAAATTTATTAGGCACAATGGTGACATGTGGATATATTAGTACTCTTAATAAAGCTTACAAAATCTTTATGCCT GAAAGTCCCTTCAATTCCTTTTTTGAATTCCTCACACAATGTACAAATTATGGAAACTTCAAAACTTGTCAGCAAAAATTGTTGGAATTCAAAACCCAATGTTTAAACCTCAAACGGAAT AAAGTTATGGATTGGGATTGTTCAGATAACACATACTTGGAAAACTTGTATTGGGTTGCAATTGTTGctgttaaatgtattattgCAACACTTGCTTATTGTCTTAACAGTACACATTTGCaaatcaaatttcttgaaattttaatgaaatgcaatttttacgCAGATTTGCCAG TTTATGTCCCAAATTTTCAACATCTTTTACAAATTGCAAAGATACTTCAGAAAACTAGTGTTACATTAAACTTTGCAGCTGTTACAATGTCagataatctatataattttgatcCTGAAATTCAGAGATGTgttaatgatttattaaaaactaaaaattataacAGTGCATTAGAATTGTCAAATGTAGCAGGATTAAATTCATCTGACATTATCTTGGCACAG taTCGGCATCAATTTAAATGTTGTATGCaacaaaatgataaaattagaaatgaattctggaATGAATGTGccatgaattttgaaaaatacaatgttCCATCTGAAAAGTCTGcagaattttttgttgaacatgctgaaaaagttgtttctcACAAAGAAAG atatgaaatattgttcCTGGCTtttgaaaaactaaaaaatatcgaaacagaGCAAGAGACTATTGATACATTAGAAGTAGCAATGTGGAAATCTTGTATATTAGCTGGTCCCGAAAATATACACTTAAATGGTGGAccttacatttttaataaactaaaaacagaattattatCAGGATTGAACAGAGTGAAATTTAGCTATACATTGAATTACCCATATGAAAAGAATGCagctgaaaatttgattaataagtTAATTGATTTAGGTAAATTGGACATTGCATTAAGAATtagtactatttttaattacaaacataAG gatttacaaattttaatgttgtGTTTGAGCTTGGCTGAAGGTGAAATTACACCAAATAAGTTaacttttgaacaaaaaaattttttaaaggaaataaatgaaaataaacaacaaatgtACGGTGCCTTCAAGAATCGCAGTTTACGAAGATTATCCTCGTCATCTTCgt TAATCACTCTAACCAACATGCATGAAATAACCAAAGCGAAAGACGAAAATAtgcacaaaatgaaaatagaatgcttatcaattttacaaaCATTACTCAAGAACTTAAAACATGGAACAGAGACATGTTTGAGAATTGTATTATGTTATAAATTGGCAGTGCACTTAGGAAAGAGTTATCATTTCTTGTTACTGTTGAGCAATCCTTTTCAATTCTTACAAGAAATTGCAGAAAgtaatatcgataataaatctgaagtttttACTGATATAATTGTTGCATACAAAATAAGCAACGATACTATTGCTACATTTTTGGctgaaaatattatgacaAACATCACACGTGCCATTGaag GTGGATATGAggataatatttctttgtggGGATATtctttgaatacaaattttcgtgTAATTATGGAATTATGCGATGATATATCACTTCTCGGTTGGCAACTTTTAAAAACAGCAAATAAATTACTTGGACATTCCCATggtgaaaacaaaaatg TGTCAACTTTAAAGACAATTGtagaattattaatacgaTCTCACGATTGTTTTACGACTTCTTGTAATATGGAAGGTATAGCGGCAATATTGCGTAAATGTCAAAATCTCGCAAATGTGTTGCAAAATCTCAAGTTATGGGCATTATTG gtTCGACTTGTAACAGGTGTTGGTCGATttatagaaatgaattatatatttgaaatattaaaaactaatgACCAATTTGAATTCTTACTTGGAAAAGGATTAGATAAG GTGACTGGTCTCAAAATGGCACtattagaatttctaaaaCGACATTGTCCCGAGAATAAGGATCTTTTTACGTTAGTGGCATTACATTTCCAATTGTATCATGAACTTGCACTTATGTGGGAAAATGAAGCAAAGGATGAAATCAAAACATTAATATCTGATGTGATGAAAGATCAAGGAAAATTGCAATACAATATTCcacatgaaatgaaattatttaagactgaaaatgttcaaaaacagTTACAAACAGCTGTAGTCAATTTTACTCATGCAAGCCAATACTATTTGAAG GCTAATGAATTGAATCTTGCTGGTCAATGTTCAGATCAAACACAATTAGTTGCTCTTCAACTTTCACTACTTAACACGGTGTCTACTAATCAACAAGTAATCTGCATACTTAATATAAAGTCTGAAGACATTGACAGAATATTATgccaaattttaaatttctctcaAGCTCTTATTGTTATACATGCCTACAATCATCATGTAGATTGGGCTAATTTGATATATAATCATTGTATATtgaatggaaaaaagaaatatttaaaagattttatgGCTATGAAACGATTAACTCCCAGCTTGGTACAAGATTGTGCACGCAG GTATAGATTAGAAAAGAGTATTACTTATACAATGACAGAGAATATGAAAATGTTAGTGTCTGAATTATCAGATGTGGAATGTAAATACATGCTAGCAAGTCAATTAGGATATAAGGATATCGTAGAAACAATGCTCAGTAATCCTATGATAGGTGCATATCTCAAAGATACTGTATGGAAAAAGGGTTATAATACTAACTAA